A stretch of Acropora palmata chromosome 9, jaAcrPala1.3, whole genome shotgun sequence DNA encodes these proteins:
- the LOC141892598 gene encoding neuropeptide FF receptor 1-like, whose protein sequence is MISFHPDALFQRMDSSLVNVYVGLLLVMVFLSLVGNMMVLTALHLQHSNRRNSLDLFIANTAVSDIISSFSATFSINNAKLHWNDNSIICKMCYSLIFISYAVTTLTLCLATLDRFYGICFPIKRKQVRLLKKQTLSICVIWILSCLLFAPYVYAYNIQDLKHLAKETTTVQICVQTWGSTSEQIHFTLVVFFLLYLSPLALFCFVFVKVLQKLQEPSTASGGNAILYKKRKRTAILLVMLIFSHYLCWSPSILANVVQFFCRPSFLSFNVQLVLELLHFIRSVLNPLIYLYLYENFWNTWKELFSNSFTVTKKRSKQQSVPVSPAASGMPGYCAPQVSSYSSR, encoded by the coding sequence ATGATTTCATTCCACCCAGATGCACTCTTCCAGCGAATGGATTCGTCTTTGGTTAACGTGTATGTCGGTTTACTGTTGGTCATGGTATTTTTATCGTTGGTTGGTAACATGATGGTTTTGACGGCATTGCACCTCCAACATTCCAATCGACGAAACAGTTTGGATCTCTTCATCGCTAACACAGCTGTGTCGGATATTATTTCGTCGTTTTCTGCCACATTTTCCATCAATAATGCCAAATTACACTGGAACGATAATTCGATCATTTGTAAGATGTGTTACTCTCTCATTTTCATCTCGTATGCAGTCACTACGCTAACTTTGTGCCTGGCAACACTGGATCGTTTTTATGGCATTTGCTTTCCGATAAAACGGAAGCAAGTCCGTCTTCTCAAGAAACAAACACTATCCATCTGTGTTATATGGATTTTATCATGCCTGTTATTTGCACCGTATGTTTACGCGTACAACATCCAAGATTTGAAGCATTTGGCCAAAGAAACAACTACTGTGCAAATATGTGTTCAAACATGGGGCTCTACCAGTGAACAAATACACTTCACTTTAGTTGTGTTTTTTCTCTTGTATCTGTCACCTctagctttgttttgcttcGTATTTGTCAAAGTTCTGCAGAAACTGCAAGAGCCCAGTACAGCGTCGGGAGGCAACGCCATTCTTTACAAAAAACGCAAGCGTACGGCAATTCTGCTCGTTATGCTAATTTTCTCGCATTACCTCTGCTGGAGTCCTTCCATCCTGGCAAAtgttgttcagtttttttgtcGACCGTCTTTCCTCTCTTTCAATGTCCAGCTGGTTCTAGAGCTTCTGCATTTTATTCGTTCAGTTTTAAATCCCTTGATTTACCTGTATTTGTACGAGAACTTCTGGAATACTTGGAAAGaattgttttcaaactcgTTTACGGTGACCAAGAAAAGGTCCAAGCAACAGTCGGTTCCAGTTTCCCCTGCAGCATCGGGCATGCCAGGGTATTGTGCTCCTCAAGTGAGCTCGTACTCTagtaggtaa